From a region of the Macrobrachium nipponense isolate FS-2020 chromosome 20, ASM1510439v2, whole genome shotgun sequence genome:
- the LOC135221078 gene encoding uncharacterized protein LOC135221078, with translation MIPRRNIIEPYHVVLDWGPQSGEDAPFIQRLWPAVLAGARDGNGLRVTPKMLDNLLTSCARDCLNSRKRRDELVQAFTPMLEASSDIQKATGDFLDAVLQYHAQHYESNGGVCRLGKFHNILYVGASIAVEQNLQNADMIKELMETLYRCENGLDRLVTPALLGPKVSHLLSSWKPDTDSSEEARHRLQYFIDHARTSRLTFPQPNGDATRLVDTPLATMQGTSPLYVAAQAGDEDAVLLLLQNGASPYLGGELCPFKVALRRLSAHARATIGQMTPCSCQEQLCPCFFSYPIDYPPDALGVLQLLLSALGGRQLEWDNEVIHPRIITDKILSDEPPSLKHWARYRIRSELSSHWALPHGTRMLGLPESLVQYIELSSQ, from the coding sequence ATGATACCCCGCAGAAATATCATAGAGCCATATCACGTGGTGTTGGACTGGGGTCCTCAGAGTGGAGAGGATGCCCCTTTCATCCAAAGATTGTGGCCAGCAGTTCTAGCCGGTGCCCGGGATGGGAACGGATTAAGAGTGACCCCCAAAATGCTAGACAATCTCTTAACGTCCTGCGCTAGAGATTGCCTTAATTCCCGCAAACGTCGAGACGAACTTGTCCAGGCTTTTACACCCATGCTTGAAGCCTCTTCAGATATTCAAAAGGCCACTGGTGATTTCCTCGATGCTGTTTTACAGTACCATGCCCAACATTATGAGAGCAATGGTGGTGTTTGCAGGTTGGGAAAATTTCACAATATTCTCTATGTGGGAGCATCCATAGCTGTAGAACAAAATCTACAGAATGCCGATATGATAAAAGAGTTAATGGAAACTCTTTACCGCTGTGAAAATGGATTGGACAGGTTAGTGACTCCTGCGCTCCTAGGTCCCAAAGTTTCCCATCTTCTTAGCTCATGGAAACCTGACACGGATTCTTCGGAAGAGGCTAGGCACAGACTCCAGTATTTCATTGATCACGCACGCACCTCTCGACTGACATTTCCTCAACCAAATGGAGATGCCACGAGGCTTGTGGACACCCCTTTGGCGACCATGCAAGGGACGTCTCCTCTCTATGTAGCTGCTCAGGCCGGTGACGAGGACGCTGTGCTCTTATTGCTGCAGAACGGGGCATCTCCTTACCTGGGAGGTGAGCTGTGCCCTTTCAAAGTGGCTCTTAGACGCTTGTCAGCTCATGCCCGAGCTACAATAGGGCAGATGACTCCATGCAGTTGCCAAGAGCAGCTGTGTCCATGTTTCTTTAGCTACCCTATTGACTACCCTCCAGATGCCCTTGGAGTGCTACAGTTACTCTTAAGTGCCCTGGGTGGACGTCAGCTTGAGTGGGACAATGAAGTCATCCATCCTCGCATAATAACTGACAAGATTTTGAGTGATGAACCTCCATCACTCAAACACTGGGCAAGATACAGGATAAGAAGCGAACTCTCATCACATTGGGCATTACCACATGGCACGAGAATGCTTGGTTTACCCGAATCACTAGTGCAGTATATAGAGCTCAGTTCacaataa